Proteins co-encoded in one Actinomadura luteofluorescens genomic window:
- a CDS encoding sensor histidine kinase — protein sequence MLRHPEIRFRVTVAASLIAFVLSSALSAVLLIQIRQTAYVDLLRVMARDNRRTATAIETGQLTLDISPTTESLQQVVNQRGEVVAATPRMQGRARVRFPPPDPFDERRIGQVCDIDAPGARCFVIFERRVGVGPDALYIISLAPAQGPLPRPVLGSLVLLGVPFLTFLAGYGTWLSVTRALRPVDRIRRDLDEITATDLERRVPEPHRRDEVGRLAESVNATLDRLEEAVARQRAFVSDVSHELRSPLTALRMELELALSAPEDTDVPAALRALLVNTERLSAVVDDLLALARLDADSTFARERVDLTEIVDQEVLRRPRRAQVTVLAEGPVTVRGGRSELSRLLTNLIDNADRHASSEVTVILRPEPPSTAVVEVIDDGTGVAPEDRERVFERFARLAEGRHRDAGGTGLGLAISRDIAEAHRGSLILTDRIDGVPGARFVLRLPRDDSPG from the coding sequence TGCTCATCCAGATCAGGCAGACCGCCTACGTCGACCTCCTCCGGGTGATGGCGCGCGACAACCGGCGGACGGCGACCGCGATCGAGACCGGGCAGTTGACCCTGGACATCTCCCCCACCACCGAAAGCCTCCAGCAGGTGGTGAACCAGCGGGGGGAGGTCGTCGCGGCCACGCCGCGGATGCAGGGCCGCGCCAGGGTCAGGTTCCCGCCGCCCGACCCCTTCGATGAGCGCCGGATCGGCCAGGTCTGCGACATCGACGCACCGGGGGCCCGCTGCTTCGTGATCTTCGAGCGCCGGGTGGGGGTGGGACCGGACGCGCTCTACATCATCTCGCTGGCCCCGGCCCAAGGGCCGCTGCCGCGTCCGGTGCTCGGCTCGCTGGTCCTGCTCGGCGTCCCGTTCCTCACCTTTCTCGCCGGCTACGGAACGTGGCTGTCGGTGACCCGCGCGCTGCGTCCGGTCGACCGGATCCGCCGGGACCTGGACGAGATCACCGCCACGGACCTGGAGCGCCGCGTCCCGGAGCCGCACCGGCGCGACGAGGTGGGGCGGCTCGCCGAGAGCGTGAACGCCACCCTGGACCGCCTGGAGGAGGCGGTCGCGCGGCAGCGCGCGTTCGTCTCCGACGTCTCGCACGAGCTCCGCAGCCCGCTCACCGCGCTGCGCATGGAGCTGGAGCTGGCGCTGTCGGCGCCGGAGGACACCGACGTCCCGGCCGCGCTGCGCGCCCTCCTCGTCAACACCGAGCGGCTGTCGGCGGTGGTGGACGATCTGCTGGCGCTCGCACGGCTCGACGCCGACAGCACCTTCGCCCGCGAACGGGTGGACCTGACCGAGATCGTCGACCAGGAGGTGCTGCGCCGCCCGCGCCGCGCGCAGGTGACGGTGCTGGCGGAGGGGCCGGTGACGGTGCGGGGCGGGCGCAGCGAGCTGTCGCGGCTGCTGACCAACCTCATCGACAACGCCGACCGGCACGCCTCCTCAGAGGTGACGGTGATCCTGCGCCCGGAGCCGCCCTCCACCGCGGTGGTGGAGGTGATCGACGACGGCACGGGCGTCGCGCCCGAGGACCGCGAGCGGGTGTTCGAGCGGTTCGCGCGGCTGGCGGAGGGCCGGCACCGCGACGCCGGCGGCACCGGCCTCGGTCTGGCGATCTCCCGCGACATCGCCGAGGCGCACCGCGGCTCGCTGATCCTCACCGACCGCATCGACGGCGTCCCCGGCGCCCGCTTCGTCCTGCGCCTCCCCCGCGACGACTCCCCGGGGTAG
- a CDS encoding tetratricopeptide repeat protein: MTTYEEFERATSFFDARDYAGAARMLAPIAAGEPGNRAAVELLGRAYFHSAQLGRAEETFRRLVELDPGNGWAYEALARTLERRSRPDEARAFRRLAGAMGVAPTEEIEVSVTAADLA; the protein is encoded by the coding sequence ATGACCACCTACGAGGAGTTCGAGCGCGCGACGTCGTTCTTCGACGCCCGGGACTACGCGGGCGCGGCGCGCATGCTGGCCCCGATCGCCGCCGGCGAGCCGGGCAACCGCGCCGCGGTCGAGCTGCTCGGCCGCGCCTACTTCCACAGCGCCCAGCTCGGCCGCGCCGAGGAGACGTTCCGCCGGCTGGTCGAGCTGGACCCGGGCAACGGCTGGGCCTACGAGGCGCTGGCCCGCACCCTGGAGCGGCGGAGCCGTCCGGACGAGGCCCGCGCCTTCCGCAGGCTGGCCGGCGCCATGGGCGTCGCGCCCACCGAGGAGATCGAGGTCTCGGTGACCGCCGCCGACCTGGCCTGA